A genomic region of Canis aureus isolate CA01 chromosome 16, VMU_Caureus_v.1.0, whole genome shotgun sequence contains the following coding sequences:
- the TLCD3A gene encoding TLC domain-containing protein 3A isoform X2 has translation MLLTLAWGSLFFPGLFALCTWGLRRARPAWSDSDCVMISTRLVSSVQAVLATGSGIVIIRSCSDVITDRGLGETLGTSLLAASSWQN, from the exons ATGCTGCTGACGCTGGCCTGGGGCTCGCTCTTCTTCCCCGGGCTCTTCGCGCTCTGCACCTGGGGGCTGCGCCGCGCGCGCCCCGCATGGAGCGACAGCGACTGCGTGATGATCAGCACCAG GCTGGTTTCTTCGGTGCAGGCTGTGTTGGCCACCGGGTCAGGGATCGTCATCATCCGCTCCTGCAGCGACGTGATCACGGACAG AGGCTTAGGGGAGACCTTGGGGACTTCTTTGTTGGCTGCATCTTCATGGCAGAACTGA
- the GEMIN4 gene encoding gem-associated protein 4 isoform X1, which yields MDLGPLNICEEMTILHGGFLLAEQLFHPKALTELTKSDWEHVGQPIVEALREISSATTCSQPFAWKKKALIIIWAKVLQPYPVTPSDTDTRWQEDVFFSVGNMIPTINHTVLFELLKSLEASGLFIQLLMALPTTICHAELERFLEHMSVDTSSEDVAFFLSVWWEMMKHKGNQQDPLLSQFRTMAHKYLSSSDEFSHPPKRFKSDPEVCPTMPLLAMLLTGLKQIQNRILCPGMKCCALANLADMLTVFALMEDDPQEVSATVYLDKLATVISVWNSDTQNPYYQQALVEKVKEAERDVSLTSLAKLPSETIFTGFEFMCSLLREWGKELQTMLNSSQGTSYDSYRLCDSLTSFSQNLKLYLDSTSLSKEERQVVSELAECVEDFLRKTNRVLKNKGFEKDITASIAMAIIEQKMDRHMEMCYIFASEKKWAFSDQWLACLVNNWALFREPDLVLKLLETVMEVTATDRAIPESQIKQVIGLILECYADLSLPDKNKVLSGTLLSWGRKGLSENLLAYLDGFQEDLNTTFNQLAQSASEQGLAKAVASVARLIILHPEITVKKMCSMAVVNLGTHKFLAQILSAFPALRFTEEQDPNASTTFVVSCLKETVWTKFSTPKEEKQFLELLGCLVSPVKPQGIPVAALLEPHEVLKEFVLPFLMLDVKEVDLSLKIFLQTLEANACLEEYWLQTCSPFPLIFSLCQLLDCFSKYWQLPKEKRCLLLDGKDLVVHILEILCEIVLANAETFSPDTWIKSLSWLHRKLEQLDWTVRLRMKNLFEGHFKCEVPATLFEICKLSEDEWTSQAHPGYGPGTGLLAWMECCYISSSISEQMLSLLVVDVGNPEEVRLFSKGFLVALVQVMPWCSSQEWQYLYQLTRRLLEKQLLHVPYSLEYIQFVPLLNLKPFAPELQLSVLLLRVFQFLCSQSCRNWLPIEGWSHVVRLLCNSLTNLLDSVRMIQSVGPWAQGQEQDLTQETLFFYTQVFCHVLHIMAMLPHEVCEPLYVLALEILTCYETLSKANPSSSSLLQKVNEQRFLKSIAENISPEERRQTLLQKISNF from the exons ATGGACCTAG GACCTTTGAATATCTGTGAAGAAATGACTATTCTGCATGGGGGCTTTTTGCTTGCCGAGCAGCTCTTCCACCCCAAAGCACTGACAGAACTGACAAAGTCTGACTGGGAACATGTTGGGCAGCCCATTGTGGAGGCCCTAAGGGAGATCTCCTCCGCCACAACATGCTCCCAGCCCTTTGCCTGGAAGAAGAAAGCTCTGATCATCATCTGGGCCAAGGTTCTTCAGCCCTACCCTGTCACCCCTTCAGACACTGACACTCGGTGGCAGGAAGATGTGTTCTTCTCGGTAGGCAACATGATCCCTACCATCAATCACACGGTCCTTTTTGAGCTGCTCAAGTCTCTGGAAGCTTCTGGACTCTTTATCCAGCTTCTGATGGCCCTGCCCACCACCATCTGCCATGCAGAACTAGAGCGCTTTTTGGAGCACATGTCTGTTGACACTTCTTCAGAGGATGTGGCCTTTTTCCTCAGTGTCTGGTGGGAAATGATGAAGCACAAAGGCAATCAGCAGGATCCTCTGCTCTCCCAGTTTAGAACAATGGCCCATAAGTACTTGTCTTCTTCAGATGAGTTCTCCCATCCTCCAAAGAGGTTTAAGTCAGACCCAGAGGTGTGTCCCACTATGCCCCTGTTGGCCATGCTGCTCACTGGGCTAAAGCAAATCCAAAATAGAATCCTGTGCCCAGGGATGAAATGCTGCGCATTAGCCAACTTAGCAGACATGCTAACAGTATTTGCACTGATGGAGGATGACCCCCAGGAAGTGTCTGCAACTGTGTATCTGGACAAACTGGCCACAGTGATCTCCGTGTGGAATTCGGACACCCAGAACCCGTATTACCAACAGGCACTAGTAGAGAAGGTAAAGGAGGCAGAACGGGACGTCAGCCTGACCTCCCTGGCCAAGCTTCCAAGCGAGACGATTTTCACTGGGTTTGAGTTCATGTGCAGCCTCTTGcgggagtgggggaaggagctGCAGACCATGCTCAACAGCAGCCAGGGGACAAGTTATGACAGCTACCGGCTGTGTGACAGCCTGACTTCCTTCAGCCAGAACTTGAAGCTCTACCTTGATTCTACCAGCTTGTCTAAGGAGGAGCGGCAGGTGGTCTCAGAGCTAGCAGAGTGTGTCGAAGACTTCCTGAGGAAAACAAACAGGGTGCTGAAGAATAAGGGCTTTGAGAAGGACATCACCGCCTCGATTGCCATGGCCATCATTGAGCAGAAGATGGACCGGCATATGGAAATGTGCTACATTTTTGCTTCTGAGAAGAAGTGGGCCTTCTCAGACCAGTGGCTAGCCTGCCTGGTTAATAACTGGGCTCTCTTCCGAGAGCCAGACTTGGTGTTAAAGCTGCTGGAAACAGTGATGGAAGTTACTGCGACAGACAGAGCCATCCCTGAATCTCAGATCAAACAAGTGATTGGCTTGATCCTGGAATGCTACGCAGACCTCTCGCTGCCAGATAAAAATAAAGTCCTCTCAGGCACCCTGCTTTCCTGGGGGCGGAAGGGTCTCTCTGAGAACCTGTTGGCTTACTTGGACGGGTTTCAGGAGGACCTCAACACAACTTTTAACCAGCTTGCGCAGAGTGCCTCTGAACAGGGCTTAGCTAAAGCGGTGGCTTCTGTGGCCCGCCTGATAATATTGCACCCGGAGATCACAGTGAAGAAAATGTGCAGCATGGCTGTGGTCAACCTTGGCACCCACAAATTCCTGGCTCagattctctctgccttccctgcccTTAGGTTCACCGAAGAGCAGGATCCAAATGCATCTACTACCTTTGTGGTGTCATGCCTCAAAGAAACTGTTTGGACAAAGTTCTCTACACCTaaggaagaaaagcaatttttGGAGCTCCTGGGCTGCCTGGTGAGTCCTGTGAAGCCCCAGGGTATCCCGGTTGCTGCTCTTCTTGAGCCACATGAGGTGCTAAAGGAGTTTGTCCTGCCTTTCTTGATGCTTGATGTCAAAGAGGTAGACCTCAGTTTGAAGATTTTCCTCCAGACTCTTGAAGCAAATGCATGTTTAGAGGAATACTGGCTCCAGACCTGTTCTCCATTCCCCCTCATCTTCAGTTTGTGCCAGCTCCTGGACTGCTTCAGCAAATACTGGCAGCTCCCCAAGGAGAAACGGTGCCTCTTGTTGGATGGGAAGGATCTGGTGGTCCATATCCTGGAGATCCTCTGTGAGATCGTACTGGCTAATGCTGAGACATTTTCCCCAGACACCTGGATCAAGTCCCTGTCTTGGCTCCACCGGAAGTTGGAGCAGCTCGACTGGACAGTGCGCCTGAGGATGAAGAACCTCTTTGAGGGCCACTTCAAATGTGAGGTGCCAGCCACGCTTTTTGAGATCTGCAAGCTTTCTGAGGATGAATGGACTTCCCAGGCCCACCCTGGGTATGGGCCAGGCACAGGGCTTCTTGCCTGGATGGAGTGCTGCTACATTTCCAGCAGCATCTCTGAGCAGATGCTGTCCCTCTTGGTGGTAGATGTGGGTAACCCTGAAGAGGTCAGATTGTTCAGCAAGGGCTTTCTGGTGGCCCTGGTACAAGTCATGCCTTGGTGCAGCTCCCAAGAGTGGCAGTACCTTTACCAGCTGACCAGGAGACTGTTGGAGAAACAACTCCTACATGTCCCTTATAGCCTGGAATATATTCAATTTGTTCCTCTGCTCAACCTGAAGCCCTTTGCCCCGGAGCTCCAGCTGTCCGTACTCTTGCTGAGAgttttccagtttctctgcaGCCAGAGTTGTCGTAACTGGCTTCCTATAGAAGGCTGGAGCCATGTAGTCAGGCTTCTCTGTAACAGTCTGACCAATCTCCTGGACTCCGTTAGGATGATACAGTCAGTTGGCCCTTGGGCTCAAGGACAAGAACAGGACCTGACCCAGGAAACCCTGTTTTTTTATACCCAGGTATTCTGTCACGTTCTGCACATCATGGCCATGCTCCCCCACGAGGTGTGCGAGCCGCTGTATGTCTTGGCCTTGGAAATCCTCACCTGCTATGAAACCCTAAGCAAGGCTAATCCTTCTAGTAGTTCCCTGCTCCAGAAGGTAAATGAGCAGCGCTTCTTAAAGTCCATCGCTGAGAACATTAGCCCTGAGGAACGGCGCCAAACCCTGCTGCAGAAGATCAGCAACTTCTGA
- the TLCD3A gene encoding TLC domain-containing protein 3A isoform X1, translating into MLLTLAWGSLFFPGLFALCTWGLRRARPAWSDSDCVMISTRLVSSVQAVLATGSGIVIIRSCSDVITDRHWLAREYVWFLIPYMIYDSYAMYLCEWYRTRDQNHRHSLTTFRNFLSKNRLMVAHHAVILFVLVPVAQRLRGDLGDFFVGCIFMAELSTPFVSLGRVLIQLKQQHTLLYKVNGILTLTTFLSCRILLFPFMYWSYGQQQGLSPLRVPFSIPFYCNVANAFLIAPQIYWFSLLCKKATRLFDTAPAKKDG; encoded by the exons ATGCTGCTGACGCTGGCCTGGGGCTCGCTCTTCTTCCCCGGGCTCTTCGCGCTCTGCACCTGGGGGCTGCGCCGCGCGCGCCCCGCATGGAGCGACAGCGACTGCGTGATGATCAGCACCAG GCTGGTTTCTTCGGTGCAGGCTGTGTTGGCCACCGGGTCAGGGATCGTCATCATCCGCTCCTGCAGCGACGTGATCACGGACAG GCACTGGCTTGCCCGAGAGTATGTCTGGTTCTTGATTCCGTACATGATCTATGACTCCTACGCCATGTACCTCTGTGAGTGGTACCGAACCAGAGACCAGAACCACAGACACTCCCTCACCACTTTTCGAAACTTCCTAAGTAAAAATCGCCTCATGGTTGCGCACCACGCAGTCATCCTGTTTGTCCTTGTGCCAGTTGCACAG AGGCTTAGGGGAGACCTTGGGGACTTCTTTGTTGGCTGCATCTTCATGGCAGAACTGAGCACTCCGTTTGTGTCACTGGGCAGAGTCCTGATTCAG CTAAAGCAGCAGCACACCCTTCTGTACAAAGTGAATGGAATCCTCACGCTGACCACCTTCCTTTCCTGTCGGatcctcctcttccctttcatGTACTGGTCTTATGGCCAACAGCAGGGACTCAGCCCACTCCGAGTGCCATTCAGCATCCCTTTCTACTGCAATGTGGCCAATGCCTTCCTCATCGCTCCCCAGATCTACTGGTTCTCTCTGCTGTGCAAGAAAGCAACCCGGCTCTTTGACACCGCCCCAGCCAAAAAGGATGGCTAA
- the GEMIN4 gene encoding gem-associated protein 4 isoform X2: protein MTILHGGFLLAEQLFHPKALTELTKSDWEHVGQPIVEALREISSATTCSQPFAWKKKALIIIWAKVLQPYPVTPSDTDTRWQEDVFFSVGNMIPTINHTVLFELLKSLEASGLFIQLLMALPTTICHAELERFLEHMSVDTSSEDVAFFLSVWWEMMKHKGNQQDPLLSQFRTMAHKYLSSSDEFSHPPKRFKSDPEVCPTMPLLAMLLTGLKQIQNRILCPGMKCCALANLADMLTVFALMEDDPQEVSATVYLDKLATVISVWNSDTQNPYYQQALVEKVKEAERDVSLTSLAKLPSETIFTGFEFMCSLLREWGKELQTMLNSSQGTSYDSYRLCDSLTSFSQNLKLYLDSTSLSKEERQVVSELAECVEDFLRKTNRVLKNKGFEKDITASIAMAIIEQKMDRHMEMCYIFASEKKWAFSDQWLACLVNNWALFREPDLVLKLLETVMEVTATDRAIPESQIKQVIGLILECYADLSLPDKNKVLSGTLLSWGRKGLSENLLAYLDGFQEDLNTTFNQLAQSASEQGLAKAVASVARLIILHPEITVKKMCSMAVVNLGTHKFLAQILSAFPALRFTEEQDPNASTTFVVSCLKETVWTKFSTPKEEKQFLELLGCLVSPVKPQGIPVAALLEPHEVLKEFVLPFLMLDVKEVDLSLKIFLQTLEANACLEEYWLQTCSPFPLIFSLCQLLDCFSKYWQLPKEKRCLLLDGKDLVVHILEILCEIVLANAETFSPDTWIKSLSWLHRKLEQLDWTVRLRMKNLFEGHFKCEVPATLFEICKLSEDEWTSQAHPGYGPGTGLLAWMECCYISSSISEQMLSLLVVDVGNPEEVRLFSKGFLVALVQVMPWCSSQEWQYLYQLTRRLLEKQLLHVPYSLEYIQFVPLLNLKPFAPELQLSVLLLRVFQFLCSQSCRNWLPIEGWSHVVRLLCNSLTNLLDSVRMIQSVGPWAQGQEQDLTQETLFFYTQVFCHVLHIMAMLPHEVCEPLYVLALEILTCYETLSKANPSSSSLLQKVNEQRFLKSIAENISPEERRQTLLQKISNF, encoded by the coding sequence ATGACTATTCTGCATGGGGGCTTTTTGCTTGCCGAGCAGCTCTTCCACCCCAAAGCACTGACAGAACTGACAAAGTCTGACTGGGAACATGTTGGGCAGCCCATTGTGGAGGCCCTAAGGGAGATCTCCTCCGCCACAACATGCTCCCAGCCCTTTGCCTGGAAGAAGAAAGCTCTGATCATCATCTGGGCCAAGGTTCTTCAGCCCTACCCTGTCACCCCTTCAGACACTGACACTCGGTGGCAGGAAGATGTGTTCTTCTCGGTAGGCAACATGATCCCTACCATCAATCACACGGTCCTTTTTGAGCTGCTCAAGTCTCTGGAAGCTTCTGGACTCTTTATCCAGCTTCTGATGGCCCTGCCCACCACCATCTGCCATGCAGAACTAGAGCGCTTTTTGGAGCACATGTCTGTTGACACTTCTTCAGAGGATGTGGCCTTTTTCCTCAGTGTCTGGTGGGAAATGATGAAGCACAAAGGCAATCAGCAGGATCCTCTGCTCTCCCAGTTTAGAACAATGGCCCATAAGTACTTGTCTTCTTCAGATGAGTTCTCCCATCCTCCAAAGAGGTTTAAGTCAGACCCAGAGGTGTGTCCCACTATGCCCCTGTTGGCCATGCTGCTCACTGGGCTAAAGCAAATCCAAAATAGAATCCTGTGCCCAGGGATGAAATGCTGCGCATTAGCCAACTTAGCAGACATGCTAACAGTATTTGCACTGATGGAGGATGACCCCCAGGAAGTGTCTGCAACTGTGTATCTGGACAAACTGGCCACAGTGATCTCCGTGTGGAATTCGGACACCCAGAACCCGTATTACCAACAGGCACTAGTAGAGAAGGTAAAGGAGGCAGAACGGGACGTCAGCCTGACCTCCCTGGCCAAGCTTCCAAGCGAGACGATTTTCACTGGGTTTGAGTTCATGTGCAGCCTCTTGcgggagtgggggaaggagctGCAGACCATGCTCAACAGCAGCCAGGGGACAAGTTATGACAGCTACCGGCTGTGTGACAGCCTGACTTCCTTCAGCCAGAACTTGAAGCTCTACCTTGATTCTACCAGCTTGTCTAAGGAGGAGCGGCAGGTGGTCTCAGAGCTAGCAGAGTGTGTCGAAGACTTCCTGAGGAAAACAAACAGGGTGCTGAAGAATAAGGGCTTTGAGAAGGACATCACCGCCTCGATTGCCATGGCCATCATTGAGCAGAAGATGGACCGGCATATGGAAATGTGCTACATTTTTGCTTCTGAGAAGAAGTGGGCCTTCTCAGACCAGTGGCTAGCCTGCCTGGTTAATAACTGGGCTCTCTTCCGAGAGCCAGACTTGGTGTTAAAGCTGCTGGAAACAGTGATGGAAGTTACTGCGACAGACAGAGCCATCCCTGAATCTCAGATCAAACAAGTGATTGGCTTGATCCTGGAATGCTACGCAGACCTCTCGCTGCCAGATAAAAATAAAGTCCTCTCAGGCACCCTGCTTTCCTGGGGGCGGAAGGGTCTCTCTGAGAACCTGTTGGCTTACTTGGACGGGTTTCAGGAGGACCTCAACACAACTTTTAACCAGCTTGCGCAGAGTGCCTCTGAACAGGGCTTAGCTAAAGCGGTGGCTTCTGTGGCCCGCCTGATAATATTGCACCCGGAGATCACAGTGAAGAAAATGTGCAGCATGGCTGTGGTCAACCTTGGCACCCACAAATTCCTGGCTCagattctctctgccttccctgcccTTAGGTTCACCGAAGAGCAGGATCCAAATGCATCTACTACCTTTGTGGTGTCATGCCTCAAAGAAACTGTTTGGACAAAGTTCTCTACACCTaaggaagaaaagcaatttttGGAGCTCCTGGGCTGCCTGGTGAGTCCTGTGAAGCCCCAGGGTATCCCGGTTGCTGCTCTTCTTGAGCCACATGAGGTGCTAAAGGAGTTTGTCCTGCCTTTCTTGATGCTTGATGTCAAAGAGGTAGACCTCAGTTTGAAGATTTTCCTCCAGACTCTTGAAGCAAATGCATGTTTAGAGGAATACTGGCTCCAGACCTGTTCTCCATTCCCCCTCATCTTCAGTTTGTGCCAGCTCCTGGACTGCTTCAGCAAATACTGGCAGCTCCCCAAGGAGAAACGGTGCCTCTTGTTGGATGGGAAGGATCTGGTGGTCCATATCCTGGAGATCCTCTGTGAGATCGTACTGGCTAATGCTGAGACATTTTCCCCAGACACCTGGATCAAGTCCCTGTCTTGGCTCCACCGGAAGTTGGAGCAGCTCGACTGGACAGTGCGCCTGAGGATGAAGAACCTCTTTGAGGGCCACTTCAAATGTGAGGTGCCAGCCACGCTTTTTGAGATCTGCAAGCTTTCTGAGGATGAATGGACTTCCCAGGCCCACCCTGGGTATGGGCCAGGCACAGGGCTTCTTGCCTGGATGGAGTGCTGCTACATTTCCAGCAGCATCTCTGAGCAGATGCTGTCCCTCTTGGTGGTAGATGTGGGTAACCCTGAAGAGGTCAGATTGTTCAGCAAGGGCTTTCTGGTGGCCCTGGTACAAGTCATGCCTTGGTGCAGCTCCCAAGAGTGGCAGTACCTTTACCAGCTGACCAGGAGACTGTTGGAGAAACAACTCCTACATGTCCCTTATAGCCTGGAATATATTCAATTTGTTCCTCTGCTCAACCTGAAGCCCTTTGCCCCGGAGCTCCAGCTGTCCGTACTCTTGCTGAGAgttttccagtttctctgcaGCCAGAGTTGTCGTAACTGGCTTCCTATAGAAGGCTGGAGCCATGTAGTCAGGCTTCTCTGTAACAGTCTGACCAATCTCCTGGACTCCGTTAGGATGATACAGTCAGTTGGCCCTTGGGCTCAAGGACAAGAACAGGACCTGACCCAGGAAACCCTGTTTTTTTATACCCAGGTATTCTGTCACGTTCTGCACATCATGGCCATGCTCCCCCACGAGGTGTGCGAGCCGCTGTATGTCTTGGCCTTGGAAATCCTCACCTGCTATGAAACCCTAAGCAAGGCTAATCCTTCTAGTAGTTCCCTGCTCCAGAAGGTAAATGAGCAGCGCTTCTTAAAGTCCATCGCTGAGAACATTAGCCCTGAGGAACGGCGCCAAACCCTGCTGCAGAAGATCAGCAACTTCTGA